Proteins encoded by one window of Cloeon dipterum chromosome 4, ieCloDipt1.1, whole genome shotgun sequence:
- the LOC135943007 gene encoding uncharacterized protein DDB_G0290685-like, producing MQKCETQAILYGLILILILQNMAIEAADKDATLTDTTVENLYKQYCSGKRPIWNNCSQIKPKSLAKVGKNNVVAFNQRNNKRQKSGVAKMTTTSLRKRTVVSKKVRQQQRRRRTTMSQNQFGNGGGRLRGPTTANVPIGGGMRRRRTSAVWNMISSTSSYYQTTPTPPKTQQVTFAAKTTFNLIFKKPLRTPKMKRTQWNKIINNVADKHGGGSDNQDETTNDGRDTESTPSNREDVEVDVTSSSTEPDKGGSSGINFSDEDALSGVSNILEFYGVEALVNITMVANSAGASTAAEATMSEDAKMRQQEDTTKSSNDGEESTNSRKSSGGNPAAEEQSDDDEEYSEDGGDDEEYSEDGEGDYKGGKGEGPPPSSNKGSSNADGEQREKVDVTTERQNNDDGVALTTLKTTMLPSSKRSDAEMETAPKTTTIRVTDPQDEPSEIPKTTETLPTTNRMPDAGSEAQIESTNQKQATSAVAKDDETTRSPSNAAQAEEENEKQVKTTPENVSSSLEGSTTSAEKSSGSEENNGREVTTDLASGGTSASQDEESNTADDEEDGEEDTGGNEEDTGDDEGD from the exons atgcaaaaatgtgaGACGCAGGCAATTCTGTACGGATTAATCTTAATATTAATTCTACAAAAT ATGGCAATCGAGGCTGCAGATAAAGATGCCACTTTAACTGATACAACAG TCGAAAATCTTTACAAACAATACTGCAGCGGCAAACGTCCAATCTGGAATAACTGCTCacaaataaaaccaaaatctcTTGCCAAAGTGGGCAAAAATAATGTCGTGGCTTTCAACCAGAGGAAtaataaaaggcaaaaaagcgGTGTCGCAAAAATGACGACTACCAGTTTGAGAAAAAGGACGGTAGTATCAAAAAAGGTGCGCCAGCAGCAAAGGAGGCGCCGCACCACCATGAGCCAGAACCAGTTCGGCAACGGCGGAGGACGCTTGCGGGGACCAACGACAGCGAATGTTCCCATAGGAGGTGGGATGCGGCGACGACGCACGAGTGCAGTATGGAACATGATTTCAAGCACGTCGTCCTATTATCAg ACGACACCAACACCACCAAAAACGCAGCAAGTGACCTTCGCAGCTAAAACCACCTTTAATTTGATCTTCAAAAAACCGCTGAGAACGCCAAAGATGAAACGGACGCAATGGAACAAAATCATTAACAATGTTGCCGACAAGCATGGCGGTGGCAGCGACAATCAGGATGAAACTACTAACGACGGAAGGGATACTGAATCAACACCTTCAAACCGCGAAGACGTTGAAGTCGATGTCACGAGCAGCTCCACTGAGCCGGATAAAGGGGGATCGTCGGGCATCAACTTCTCGGACGAGGATGCACTATCTGGGGTGAGCAACATTTTGGAGTTTTACGGGGTGGAAGCGCTGGTCAACATTACAATGGTAGCTAATTCTGCTGGGGCGAGTACCGCGGCCGAAGCGACCATGAGCGAGGACGCCAAAATGAGGCAGCAAGAAGATACGACAAAGTCGTCCAACGACGGCGAAGAAAGCACCAACAGCAGAAAGAGTTCGGGGGGTAATCCGGCAGCTGAAGAGCAATCCGACGATGATGAAGAGTACAGTGAAGATGGAGGAGATGATGAAGAGTACAGTGAAGACGGAGAAGGTGATTACAAAGGAGGGAAAGGAGAAGGACCGCCACCATCAAGTAACAAAGGCTCTTCCAATGCAGATGGTGAACAGAGAGAAAAGGTAGATG taACAACTGAACGACAAAATAATGACGATGGCGTCGCATTAACCACACTAAAAACTACAATGTTGCCATCGAGCAAACGCAGCGATGCGGAAATGGAAACAGCACCAAAAACTACTACCATTAGAGTTACAGACCCACAAGATGAGCCTAGTGAAATTCCCAAGACGACAGAAACCCTCCCAACAACGAATCGAATGCCTGACGCAGGAAGTGAGGCACAAATTGAAAGTACTAATCAGAAGCAAGCGACAAGTGCTGTTGCAAAAGACGATGAAACTACTAGAAGTCCATCCAATGCAGCACAGgcagaagaagaaaatgaaaagcaggTGAAGACCACCCCTGAAAATGTATCAAGCTCGCTTGAAGGAAGTACAACCTCAGCTGAAAAGTCGTCGGGCTCAGAGGAAAATAATGGAAGGGAGGTCACAACCGATTTGGCGTCAGGTGGTACATCTGCTTCCCAAGATGAAGAATCAAACACAGCAGATGATGAGGAAGACGGTGAAGAAGACACTGGGGGCAATGAAGAAGACACTGGGGACGATGAAGGGGATTAA